A window of Microbacterium lushaniae genomic DNA:
GTCCGGTTCGGTGCGGAGACGGTGCTGGATGCGGTGGACTTCCGGCTCTTCCCGGGTGAGGTGCACTCGCTGATGGGCGAGAACGGCGCGGGCAAGTCCACGCTCATCAAGGCCATCACGGGCGCACTGCGGCTGGACGCGGGGGTCGTGCGCGTCACGGGCGAGCGCGTGCGCCTGAACAGTCCCGCCGACGCGCTCGCCGCCGGCATCAGCGCGGTGTACCAGGAGATCGATCTCCTGCCGAATCTCACCGTGGCCGAGAACATCCTCCTCGGTCGCGAACCGCGCCGGTTCGGTGCGATCGACTGGCGCCGTCTGAACGCGCGGGCGGCGGAGGTGCTCGCCGAGCTCGGACTCGACATCGACCCGCGCAGCACCCTCGTGCGCCACTCGCTCGCCGTGCAGCAGCTCGTCGCGATCGCGCGGGCGATCTCGGTCGACGTGCGCGTGCTGATCCTCGACGAGCCCACGTCGAGCCTCGACCTTGACGAAGTGGCAGAACTGTTCCGCGTCATGCGCGACCTGCAGCAGCGCGGGGTCGCGATCCTGTTCGTGTCGCACTTCCTCGACCAGGTGTACGAGATCTGCGACCGCATCACGGTGCTGCGGGGAGGGCGGCTCATCGGCGAGTACGTCCCGGCGGAGCTCCTGCGCATCGATCTGGTCGAGAAGATGCTCGGTCGCACGACCGAGGAGCTTCAGCTGCGCCAGGCGGTGGAGCCGGCCTCGGCGGAGACGCCGGCGTACGTCAGCGGTGCCGGCATCACCGTCGGGACGGCGGTCAGCGACGCCTCCCTGGCGATGTCGGAGGGCGAGGTGCTGGGCCTGGCCGGGCTGCTCGGCTCGGGGCGCACCGAACTGGCGCGCGTGCTCACCGGCATCGACCGGCCGGATGCCGGCAGCATCCGGGTCGCGGGCGTCCCCACCGTGCTCGGCTCGCCGCGACAGGCGATCGCGCGGGGGATCGTGTACTCCTCCGAGAATCGGCGGACCGAGGGGATCATCGGCGACCTCAGCGTGGAGGACAACATCACCCTCGCCCTCCAGGCCGAGCGCGGCGTGTTCCAGCTGCTGGGGCGCGCACGGCGCCGCGAGCTGGCGACCAGCTGGATCGAGGCGCTCGACATCCGCCCCGCCGATCCCGACCGCCCCGCCCGCACGCTCTCCGGCGGCAATCAGCAGAAGGTGCTGCTGGCACGCCTCCTCGCCCTGTCGCCGCGGGCGCTCGTCCTGGACGAACCCACGCGCGGCATCGACGTGGGCGCCAAGATCGAGATCCAGCGGCTCGTGGCCGACCTCGCGGACAACGGCCTGTCGGTGCTGTTCATCTCCGCCGAGCTGGAGGAGGTGCTGCGCGTCTCCTCCCGCGTGGCGGTGCTGCGCGCGGGCCGGGTGGCCGAGATCCTCCCCGCCGAGGCGCTCACCGTCGACTCGCTGCTCGCGCGGGTGGCACGCCCCGAGGACACCCCGTGAGCGATGAGCGCGGCCCGAAATCCGCCAACATCTTCGACGTCGCGCGGCTCGCGGGCGTGTCGCACCAGACCGTGTCCCGCGTGCTCAACGACCTCCCCAACGTCCGCCCCGCGACCCGCGCGCGCGTGGAGCAGGCCATCACCCAGCTGCGGTACAGCCCGTCGCCGGCGGCGCGCGCGCTCGTCACCCGGCGCACCCGCACGATCGGGCTGGTGACCCCCGGAAGCGCCGACTTCGGACCGACGTCGATCGCGATGCACTTCACCGTCGCGGCCCGTGCCGAGCGTTACTCCGTCGACACGGTCACCTCGCCCGAGCCCGATCCCGCCAGTGTGCGCTCGGCGGTGGAGACCCTCCTGCGCCAACGGGTGGACGCCATCGTGCTCGTCGTGACGGACGTCGGGGTGCTCGAGGTCGTGCGCGGTCTCGACCTCAGCGTTCCCCTGGTGGCCGCCGCCGCGACGCAGCGCCGTCATCCGCACCTGGTCTCCATCGACCAGTACCGCGGCGCCCGCTCGGCCGTGCGGCATCTCGCCGAGCTCGGGCACGGGCGCATCCTGCACGTCGCCGGCCCTCCGCGTAATCCCGATGCTCTGGAACGGGTGCGCGGATGGCGCGACGAGCTGGCCGCGCGGCGCCTCGTGGCCGAGGAGCCCCGCAACGGGGACTGGTCGGCCGCGAGCGGCTACGCGTTGGGGCGGGAGCTCGACCTCGGATCGGGGACGGCCGTCTTCGTGGGAAACGACCACATGGCGATCGGGCTGCTGTCGGCGCTGCGGGGCCGCGGACTGAGCGTGCCCGAGGACATCAGCGTCGTCGGCTTCGACGACGTGCCCGAGGCGCCCTACCTGATGCCACCGCTGACGACGGTCCGCCAGGACTTCCGCGCTCTGGGAGAGCTCATGATGCAGAAGGTGCTGCTGGCGGTCGAGGAGCCCGAGAGCCTGACCGAGGACACGCCCATCGCCACGCACCTCATCGTGCGCGAATCCGCCCGCGCGCTGGGGTGACGGCCGTGGGGGAGCCGTCAGCCGACGGTGACCCCCGTGATGGTCACGGGCGTGGCCGGTGCGCCGTCGGGCGCGCCGCCCTCCGCCCCGGCAGCGGCGATGGCGCGCACGACCTCGAGACCCTCGGGGGCGAGCTGCCCGAAGACCGTGTAGGAGGGCGGAAGCTCGCTGTCCTCGTACACGAGGAAGAACTGCGACCCGTTGGTGTCGGGGCGGCCCGTGTTGGCCATCGCGACCGTTCCCGCCGGGTAGGTCTCGGTGCCGTCCAGCTCGTCGCGATAGCTGTATCCGGGGCCGCCGCGGCCGGTGCCGCTGGGGTCGCCGCACTGCAGCACGAAGATTTGCGCCGTGGTGAGCCGGTGGCAGGGGGTGTCGGCGTAGTACGACTGCTCGGCGAGCGAGACGAAGCTGCCGACGGTGCACGGCACCCGGTCGGCGTCGAGGGTCATCGGGATCGCGCCGACGGAGGTCTCCAGCACCGCCGTCAGTTCGCCGGTCACCGTCGGCTCGGCCGGCGGAGGCGTCACCTCGCGCGCGGCGCCACCGCCCGCCACGTAGCCGCAGCCGTCCGCGGCCGGCGGCGTCGTGGGTTCGGGCGATGCGTCGCCGGAACCGCCGGCGCATCCCGCCAGGACGAGCAGACTCGAGGCGGCCAGGGCGAGGGTGAGGATCCGGGTGCGCACGCCTTCAGCGTATGGGCCTGTCGCCCTCGATCGAAACGGGCGGCCGGGACCCGGCGGTGCTCGCAGGGGGAGGCAGGCGCAGGCGCAGCACCGCGACCACGCCGAAGGCCACGACGATGACCCCGGCGGCGATGGCGACGATGTAGCCCACCACCCCGCCCCATCCATCGGGCCCGGCGTACGGGTCGAGGAACGGGTACGGGTACCAGTACGGCGCACCCGAACCGGGCGCCGTGATGAGCGGCGCGCGCACGAGCGTGTACGCGATCCAGGCGATGGGGAACAGTACGGCCGCCACCGCGACCCGCCACCGTACGCGGCGGTGCCCGGTGCCGAACACCACGTCGGCGAGCAGGTACAGCGGCGCCCAGACGTGCATGATCTCGTTGGCCCATCCGACCGTGTCCGGCCCGATCGACACCGCGCGCAGCAGCAGGTTGTAGACGACGCACGTGATGAGCATGTACGTCGTCACGCACACCAGGCACGCCGCCAGCGCCGGCGGGTCCACCGCATCCCGCCGCCGTCGCGGCAATCGCGACAGCCCCGCCCAGCCCAGCACAATCGCCGTGGCGGCGTTGGAGAGGATCGTGAAGTAGCTGAAGAAGTTCGCGGTGGCGGTGGGCACGTGCTGCCCGGCCGCGGCGGCGGCACTGATCGTGGAGATCCCCTGGGCCACGACGGCGGCGGCCACGACCGCTCCGACGACGAGGCGGGCGATCAGCCACGCCGTGTGCGCCCGTGCTGGCGGCTGCATGCGCTCACCCTAACCCGCGGCACGGCGGCGGCCGGGCGGCGGGCCTCGGTAGGATGAGATGTACCGCCCGAATCCACGCGAGGAGCGTCCATGCCCGCAATCGTGATCGTCGGAGTCCAGTGGGGGGACGAGGGCAAAGGCAAGGCCACCGATCTCCTAGGTGAGCGCACCGACTGGGTCGTGAAGTTCAACGGTGGCAACAACGCCGGCCACACCGTCGTCATCGGCGACGAGAAGTACGCGCTGCACCTGCTGCCCTCCGGCATCCTCTCGCCCGGGGTCATCCCCGTCATCGGCAACGGCGTCGTGGTCGACCTGGAAGTGCTGTTCAACGAGCTCGAAGCGCTCAACGCTCGGGGAGTGGACACCTCACGCCTGCGGGTGAGTGCCAACGCGCATGTGATCACGCAGTACCACCGCACGCTCGACAAGGTCACCGAGCGCTTCCTGGGCAAGCGGCAGATCGGCACGACCGGTCGTGGCATCGGGCCGGCGTACGCCGACAAGATCAACCGCGTCGGCATCCGCATCCAGGACCTGTTCGACGAGAACATCCTGCGCCAGAAGGTCGAGGGGGCGCTGGATCAGAAGAACCACCTGCTGGTGAAGGTGTTCAACCGCCGCGCGATCGCGGTCGACGAGATCGTCGACGACCTGCTGTCGTACGCCGAGCGCCTGCGCCCCATGGTGTCGGACACGTCGCTGCTGCTCAACGACGCGCTCGACCGCGGCGACGTCGTGGTGTTCGAGGGCGGCCAGGCCACGATGCTCGACGTCGACCACGGCACGTACCCGTTCGTCACGTCGTCGTCGGCGACGGCCGGCGGCGCCGCGACCGGCTCCGGCGTCGGTCCCAACCGCCTCGACCGCATCGTGGGCATCGTCAAGGCGTACACGACGCGCGTGGGGTCGGGGCCGTTCCCCACCGAGCTGTTCGACGAGCAGGGGGAGTGGCTGCGCTCGCGCGGCTTCGAGTTCGGCACGACCACCGGACGGCCTCGCCGGGTCGGTTGGTACGACGCACCCGTCACGCGCTACGCGACGCGCATCAACGGCATCACCGACCTCGTGCTCACCAAGCTCGACATCCTCACGGGCCTGGACCGCATCCCCGTGTGCGTCGCCTACGAGATCGACGGCGAGCGGTTCGACGAGATGCCGGTGAACCAGACCGACTTCCACCACGCGACGCCGATCTACGAGTACTTCCCGGGGTGGAAGGACGACATCTCGGGTGCGC
This region includes:
- a CDS encoding sugar ABC transporter ATP-binding protein, translated to MDSRPKTVAPVIEVTGATVRFGAETVLDAVDFRLFPGEVHSLMGENGAGKSTLIKAITGALRLDAGVVRVTGERVRLNSPADALAAGISAVYQEIDLLPNLTVAENILLGREPRRFGAIDWRRLNARAAEVLAELGLDIDPRSTLVRHSLAVQQLVAIARAISVDVRVLILDEPTSSLDLDEVAELFRVMRDLQQRGVAILFVSHFLDQVYEICDRITVLRGGRLIGEYVPAELLRIDLVEKMLGRTTEELQLRQAVEPASAETPAYVSGAGITVGTAVSDASLAMSEGEVLGLAGLLGSGRTELARVLTGIDRPDAGSIRVAGVPTVLGSPRQAIARGIVYSSENRRTEGIIGDLSVEDNITLALQAERGVFQLLGRARRRELATSWIEALDIRPADPDRPARTLSGGNQQKVLLARLLALSPRALVLDEPTRGIDVGAKIEIQRLVADLADNGLSVLFISAELEEVLRVSSRVAVLRAGRVAEILPAEALTVDSLLARVARPEDTP
- a CDS encoding LacI family DNA-binding transcriptional regulator, yielding MSDERGPKSANIFDVARLAGVSHQTVSRVLNDLPNVRPATRARVEQAITQLRYSPSPAARALVTRRTRTIGLVTPGSADFGPTSIAMHFTVAARAERYSVDTVTSPEPDPASVRSAVETLLRQRVDAIVLVVTDVGVLEVVRGLDLSVPLVAAAATQRRHPHLVSIDQYRGARSAVRHLAELGHGRILHVAGPPRNPDALERVRGWRDELAARRLVAEEPRNGDWSAASGYALGRELDLGSGTAVFVGNDHMAIGLLSALRGRGLSVPEDISVVGFDDVPEAPYLMPPLTTVRQDFRALGELMMQKVLLAVEEPESLTEDTPIATHLIVRESARALG
- a CDS encoding peptidylprolyl isomerase → MRTRILTLALAASSLLVLAGCAGGSGDASPEPTTPPAADGCGYVAGGGAAREVTPPPAEPTVTGELTAVLETSVGAIPMTLDADRVPCTVGSFVSLAEQSYYADTPCHRLTTAQIFVLQCGDPSGTGRGGPGYSYRDELDGTETYPAGTVAMANTGRPDTNGSQFFLVYEDSELPPSYTVFGQLAPEGLEVVRAIAAAGAEGGAPDGAPATPVTITGVTVG
- a CDS encoding Pr6Pr family membrane protein, which translates into the protein MQPPARAHTAWLIARLVVGAVVAAAVVAQGISTISAAAAAGQHVPTATANFFSYFTILSNAATAIVLGWAGLSRLPRRRRDAVDPPALAACLVCVTTYMLITCVVYNLLLRAVSIGPDTVGWANEIMHVWAPLYLLADVVFGTGHRRVRWRVAVAAVLFPIAWIAYTLVRAPLITAPGSGAPYWYPYPFLDPYAGPDGWGGVVGYIVAIAAGVIVVAFGVVAVLRLRLPPPASTAGSRPPVSIEGDRPIR
- a CDS encoding adenylosuccinate synthase is translated as MPAIVIVGVQWGDEGKGKATDLLGERTDWVVKFNGGNNAGHTVVIGDEKYALHLLPSGILSPGVIPVIGNGVVVDLEVLFNELEALNARGVDTSRLRVSANAHVITQYHRTLDKVTERFLGKRQIGTTGRGIGPAYADKINRVGIRIQDLFDENILRQKVEGALDQKNHLLVKVFNRRAIAVDEIVDDLLSYAERLRPMVSDTSLLLNDALDRGDVVVFEGGQATMLDVDHGTYPFVTSSSATAGGAATGSGVGPNRLDRIVGIVKAYTTRVGSGPFPTELFDEQGEWLRSRGFEFGTTTGRPRRVGWYDAPVTRYATRINGITDLVLTKLDILTGLDRIPVCVAYEIDGERFDEMPVNQTDFHHATPIYEYFPGWKDDISGARTFDELPLEAQDYVLTLEAMSGTRISVIGVGAARDAVIVRHDLVD